A window of the Planctomycetaceae bacterium genome harbors these coding sequences:
- a CDS encoding GTPase domain-containing protein, which produces MSDQLSNRDQIPASTSSDAGQAHGQSVFQSCAVTVQLLLSALTKLESSAQFLQAKPLDTREWFDLLRQKLAPQLGEQAWLVVAVVGGTNIGKSVVFNHLAGCKASASSPLASGTKHPVCLVPQNFSEQHSLQSVFPDFDLRSWHDADEALQETDANLLFWRTAPELPPSLLVLDTPDIDSDARVNWLRADAVRRSADVLIAVLTQQKYNDAAVKEFFRKAGSEDKAVIVVFNQCLIPEDEEYWPIWVKTFCDETGIQPDALFIAPGDRRAADELRLPFFERPWPVPDGWGADQVPVDDVPHDLSAELARLRFREIRMRTLKGSLHEILNESRGLPNWLRELSAASRELATTSERLTSETALKIRNWPAPANSEIVRHIRDWWQHRQHGWARRVNGFYNTIGAGILWPLRAARNAISGEPVPPMQEYRQREWSAVLEVVEELFDKLQWMAESGNHLIRPRIESVLEGASRSDLIRQLKSMHEQIDFDSELSTVVENQMTRFREDSPEVFKLYGQLNNVSAAVRPVTSVVMFTIGFGPAGEVVAPFVADAAAQAVVHVVADVAGGATAALAGEAAVSNAASTGSGLLQAWFNQLHSAFMARRAEWLTQLIHSELLGTLPEELRAAATLTQSDEYRTVVGLKDQLATIVREL; this is translated from the coding sequence ATGTCCGATCAACTTTCAAACCGTGACCAGATTCCCGCATCGACGAGTTCGGATGCGGGACAGGCGCATGGACAATCTGTGTTTCAGTCGTGCGCTGTGACGGTCCAGCTGCTGTTGTCGGCGCTGACGAAACTGGAATCCAGCGCACAGTTTCTTCAGGCGAAACCTCTTGATACGCGTGAATGGTTTGACCTGCTGAGGCAAAAGCTGGCACCGCAACTGGGCGAACAGGCCTGGTTGGTCGTGGCAGTTGTTGGTGGTACCAATATTGGCAAGAGTGTCGTCTTCAATCACCTGGCTGGCTGCAAAGCCAGTGCCAGTAGTCCACTGGCTTCAGGAACAAAGCATCCCGTCTGCCTGGTTCCGCAGAATTTTTCGGAGCAGCATTCGCTGCAATCCGTCTTTCCTGATTTCGACCTGCGATCGTGGCATGACGCAGATGAAGCATTGCAGGAAACGGACGCCAATCTTTTGTTCTGGCGAACAGCTCCGGAACTACCACCATCGCTGCTGGTGCTGGATACGCCCGATATCGACAGCGATGCGCGAGTCAACTGGCTGCGCGCTGACGCTGTGCGTCGCAGCGCGGATGTCCTCATCGCAGTGCTCACCCAGCAGAAATACAACGATGCTGCGGTCAAAGAATTCTTTCGAAAGGCGGGTTCTGAAGACAAGGCGGTCATCGTCGTCTTCAATCAGTGTCTGATCCCGGAAGACGAAGAATACTGGCCGATCTGGGTGAAGACTTTCTGTGACGAAACTGGTATTCAACCTGACGCATTGTTCATTGCACCAGGCGATCGTCGGGCAGCTGACGAACTTCGGCTTCCGTTTTTCGAACGTCCCTGGCCCGTGCCGGATGGCTGGGGCGCAGACCAGGTACCGGTCGATGATGTGCCCCACGATCTATCGGCGGAATTGGCGAGGCTCCGTTTTCGTGAAATCCGTATGCGGACATTGAAAGGATCGCTGCACGAGATCCTGAATGAATCCCGGGGCTTGCCGAACTGGCTGCGCGAACTTAGCGCGGCAAGTCGCGAGCTGGCGACGACGTCGGAACGTCTGACATCCGAAACCGCCCTGAAGATCAGGAACTGGCCCGCGCCAGCCAACAGTGAAATCGTTCGTCACATTCGCGATTGGTGGCAACATCGCCAGCACGGCTGGGCTCGCCGAGTGAATGGGTTTTACAACACGATCGGTGCAGGGATCCTCTGGCCACTCAGGGCAGCCAGAAATGCAATTTCAGGAGAGCCTGTTCCTCCCATGCAGGAATATCGGCAGCGCGAGTGGTCGGCCGTTCTGGAAGTTGTGGAAGAACTGTTCGACAAACTTCAGTGGATGGCGGAGTCGGGGAATCATTTGATTCGTCCGAGAATCGAATCCGTTCTCGAAGGCGCCTCAAGATCGGACCTGATTCGTCAGTTGAAATCCATGCATGAACAGATTGATTTCGACAGCGAGCTGTCCACAGTTGTCGAAAATCAGATGACTCGTTTTCGTGAAGACAGCCCTGAAGTTTTTAAGCTTTACGGGCAGCTCAACAATGTTAGTGCCGCGGTGAGACCCGTCACGAGCGTAGTGATGTTCACAATTGGATTCGGTCCCGCCGGGGAAGTCGTTGCTCCATTCGTTGCGGACGCAGCAGCTCAGGCCGTTGTTCATGTGGTTGCGGATGTGGCTGGTGGGGCCACAGCGGCCCTGGCGGGTGAAGCCGCTGTTTCAAACGCTGCAAGTACAGGATCTGGTTTACTTCAGGCGTGGTTTAATCAGTTACATTCGGCGTTCATGGCTCGGCGGGCAGAGTGGCTGACTCAACTGATCCATTCCGAACTGCTGGGAACGTTGCCTGAAGAGCTGCGGGCTGCCGCCACCCTGACGCAATCAGACGAATACAGAACTGTTGTTGGATTGAAGGATCAACTTGCAACCATTGTCAGAGAGCTGTAA
- a CDS encoding redoxin family protein, which yields MTTESAAHQARKDNPGLALGLLGVMILLALPATVYSAAGATDELSTRGRPLLERFQRLDANRDGKLTPAELPRPDIFGRLDADKNGEVTLEEARAGVVAGVLKRMEMKEQIPGPSVKPSPRPDSVGATVDAADSVRKGPDLLSPGEHGVGDLVADLQIEDIDGSSQKLSQLLSDPREPHSLVVFAMTSTSCPLSRKYLPTLARLSHEYSSRGVQFVCVNPMASDKRSDIDTARKTLAEGCLYLIDPDEAVAEAIGAASTTDVIVVDRSRTVVFHGAVDDQYGLGYSHDAPRKSFLSDALEALLADRQPLVTATDAPGCLLNWVLEPSDANHLHPNESVVTWHGRISRLMQRHCVECHRDGGVAPFSLESYADVVAHAPMIRDVVARGVMPPWFAARSDNDAGDSASGELLPGSRQHSPWINDRSLSASERQDLLAWISGNRAEGNPMDAVIPKTYPNEWAIGEPDAIFEFKYPVAVKATGTMPYQNVVVETNLPEDKWVKAIEVRPGAPEVVHHVLVFVQDGDGSTRDSIADESRGYWGIYVPGNSTLTYPDGYGKKLPRHARLRFQMHYTPNGAATTDQTRIGLVYAEHPPKHEVKVTGIVNPRLRIPPGADNHREVAKLLVPADAKVLAFLPHMHLRGKAARFELVSNRSTTTLLDIPRYDFNWQLLYRYAEPLQVHRGDQIVFTAWFDNSSDNPANPDPNRTVRWGPQTTDEMHLGYVEYILD from the coding sequence GTGACTACAGAATCTGCTGCCCATCAAGCCCGAAAAGACAATCCCGGTCTGGCTTTGGGGCTCCTGGGCGTGATGATTTTACTGGCTCTGCCGGCAACCGTTTACTCTGCCGCTGGTGCAACGGACGAATTGTCAACCAGGGGCAGGCCACTGCTGGAACGGTTTCAGCGGCTGGATGCCAATCGCGATGGCAAACTTACTCCGGCGGAATTGCCCCGCCCCGATATTTTTGGTCGGCTTGATGCAGATAAGAATGGGGAAGTGACTCTGGAGGAAGCTCGCGCTGGCGTTGTTGCCGGTGTCTTGAAGCGAATGGAGATGAAAGAGCAAATTCCAGGTCCTTCCGTGAAACCGTCACCGAGGCCGGACAGTGTCGGGGCCACTGTCGATGCAGCAGATTCGGTTCGCAAAGGGCCTGATCTCTTATCCCCCGGAGAACATGGTGTAGGCGATCTGGTTGCTGATCTCCAGATTGAGGACATCGATGGTTCTTCGCAAAAATTGAGTCAGCTTCTGAGTGATCCGCGGGAACCGCACAGCCTTGTCGTGTTCGCAATGACCAGTACCAGCTGTCCTTTAAGCAGGAAATACCTGCCGACACTTGCCCGGTTGTCCCATGAATACTCTTCGCGCGGCGTTCAGTTTGTCTGCGTGAATCCGATGGCAAGCGATAAACGCTCCGATATTGATACTGCTCGTAAGACTCTGGCAGAAGGTTGCCTTTATCTGATTGACCCGGATGAAGCCGTGGCCGAAGCCATTGGGGCGGCATCTACCACCGATGTCATTGTCGTTGACCGTTCACGAACAGTGGTATTCCATGGCGCAGTTGATGATCAGTATGGTCTGGGATATTCGCATGACGCCCCGCGAAAGAGCTTTCTGTCGGACGCCCTGGAGGCTTTGTTGGCAGATCGTCAGCCTCTGGTCACGGCGACAGATGCTCCGGGGTGCCTGCTGAATTGGGTGCTTGAACCATCGGATGCGAATCATTTGCATCCGAATGAGTCTGTCGTCACCTGGCACGGAAGAATCTCGCGGCTCATGCAGCGGCACTGTGTTGAATGTCACCGCGATGGTGGCGTGGCTCCATTTTCGCTTGAAAGTTACGCGGATGTCGTGGCTCATGCTCCCATGATCCGTGACGTTGTCGCTCGCGGTGTGATGCCACCATGGTTTGCTGCACGTTCGGACAACGATGCAGGGGATTCTGCTTCGGGTGAACTTCTCCCAGGTTCCCGGCAACATAGTCCGTGGATCAATGATCGATCGCTGTCTGCGTCTGAACGTCAGGATTTGCTTGCCTGGATTTCCGGCAATCGAGCCGAAGGAAACCCAATGGATGCCGTGATCCCAAAAACTTATCCGAACGAATGGGCGATTGGTGAGCCGGACGCAATCTTTGAATTTAAGTATCCGGTTGCCGTGAAGGCTACGGGGACCATGCCATATCAGAATGTTGTTGTGGAAACAAATCTCCCGGAAGACAAGTGGGTGAAGGCAATCGAAGTTCGTCCGGGAGCACCTGAAGTCGTTCATCACGTTCTCGTGTTCGTTCAGGATGGCGATGGCAGTACTCGCGATTCCATTGCGGACGAAAGTCGTGGTTACTGGGGTATCTACGTCCCCGGCAACAGTACTCTGACGTATCCGGACGGATACGGAAAAAAGTTGCCTCGCCATGCACGGTTGCGGTTTCAAATGCATTACACCCCTAACGGTGCGGCTACGACCGACCAGACTCGGATCGGTCTTGTCTATGCTGAACATCCTCCGAAGCATGAAGTGAAAGTGACCGGCATCGTCAATCCCCGCTTACGAATTCCCCCAGGCGCGGACAATCATCGTGAAGTGGCGAAGCTACTGGTGCCCGCGGATGCAAAAGTGCTTGCATTTCTGCCACACATGCATCTGCGTGGAAAGGCTGCGCGATTTGAATTGGTATCGAACCGATCCACGACGACGCTTCTGGATATCCCCCGATACGATTTCAACTGGCAATTGCTTTACCGGTACGCGGAACCATTGCAGGTCCATCGCGGCGATCAGATCGTATTTACGGCATGGTTCGACAATAGTTCCGACAATCCCGCGAATCCTGATCCGAACAGGACTGTTCGTTGGGGGCCGCAAACGACTGACGAAATGCACCTGGGTTATGTTGAATATATCCTGGACTAA